In a genomic window of Holophagales bacterium:
- a CDS encoding SDR family oxidoreductase: MPEQQTILLVGGTGRTGRRVLQQLLGRGMRVRAVVRSSSRLPPDVAGHPGLTVIEASLQSLSDDELRRHLVGCDAVVSCLGHVLSLRGVFGPPRDLVTRATTHLCRGIEALGPAAPVKLVLMSSVSVHRPRGLDTRRGSFERAFLRGLCGVLPPARDNQQAADFLLEKIGPDNAFVQWAVVRPDALLDGEVSEYAVHEGLVNSLFAPGSTRMANVAHFMCELVTNPETWAAWRSRLPVIVDAAAPGAATP, encoded by the coding sequence ATGCCCGAGCAGCAGACCATCCTTCTCGTCGGTGGCACCGGGCGCACGGGTCGGCGCGTGCTACAGCAGCTCCTCGGCCGCGGCATGCGCGTTCGCGCCGTCGTGAGATCGAGCAGCAGGCTCCCTCCCGACGTCGCGGGGCACCCTGGTCTGACGGTCATCGAGGCCAGCCTGCAGTCGCTCTCCGACGACGAGTTGCGCCGCCACCTCGTCGGCTGCGACGCGGTCGTCTCCTGTCTCGGTCACGTGCTCAGCCTCAGGGGCGTCTTCGGGCCGCCGCGCGATCTCGTGACGCGGGCGACGACGCACCTCTGCCGAGGGATCGAAGCGCTCGGACCCGCGGCGCCGGTGAAGCTCGTCCTCATGAGCAGCGTCTCCGTCCATCGCCCACGGGGCCTCGACACGCGCCGGGGCTCTTTCGAGAGGGCGTTTCTCCGGGGGCTCTGCGGCGTCCTTCCTCCGGCCCGCGACAACCAGCAGGCCGCAGACTTCCTGCTCGAGAAGATCGGGCCGGACAACGCGTTCGTTCAGTGGGCGGTGGTCCGGCCGGACGCGCTCCTCGATGGCGAGGTCTCGGAGTACGCGGTGCACGAGGGCCTCGTGAACAGCCTCTTCGCGCCGGGCAGCACGAGGATGGCCAACGTCGCGCACTTCATGTGCGAGCTGGTGACGAACCCGGAGACGTGGGCCGCCTGGAGGTCCAGGCTGCCCGTGATCGTCGACGCCGCCGCGCCGGGCGCTGCCACGCCCTGA
- a CDS encoding carbohydrate kinase family protein, producing MPPPAEVVVVGNVGVDTCVYPYGDEIDWSVEANFTENLDTVGQAGGYASRGYARLGRRVAFIGHVGADHDGGLVRATLARDGIDTRALLIDPQGTARSVNFMYRDGRRKNFYDGKGHMGLATDLALCRSVMGGARLAHVNLPNWARHVLPIARELGLTVACDLQDVVDPADPYRRDFVEAADIVFCSAANHEPERLAGELWTRRPGLIVVIGMGARGCALGVAGQVRRFPPVPDDRPVLDTNGAGDGLAVGFLTSYVLEGRPLEESVWRGQLAARHTCTLRGTSEGLITAAELDERYLASRKV from the coding sequence ATTCCGCCCCCTGCGGAGGTCGTCGTCGTCGGTAACGTCGGCGTCGACACGTGCGTCTACCCCTACGGCGACGAGATCGACTGGAGCGTCGAGGCGAACTTCACCGAGAACCTCGACACGGTGGGACAGGCCGGTGGCTACGCGAGCCGCGGCTACGCCCGCCTCGGACGGCGGGTCGCCTTCATCGGGCACGTCGGCGCGGACCACGACGGCGGCCTCGTCCGCGCCACGCTCGCCCGCGACGGGATCGACACCCGCGCGCTCCTCATCGACCCGCAGGGGACCGCCCGCAGCGTCAACTTCATGTATCGCGACGGGCGCCGGAAGAACTTCTACGACGGCAAGGGCCACATGGGGCTCGCTACCGACCTGGCGCTCTGCCGGTCCGTGATGGGTGGCGCGCGCCTGGCCCACGTCAACCTCCCGAACTGGGCGCGGCACGTGTTGCCGATCGCCCGCGAGCTGGGCCTCACGGTGGCGTGCGACCTTCAGGACGTCGTCGACCCGGCGGACCCCTACCGGCGTGACTTCGTGGAGGCCGCCGACATCGTCTTCTGCTCGGCGGCCAATCACGAGCCGGAACGGCTGGCCGGTGAGCTCTGGACGCGGCGGCCAGGCCTGATCGTGGTGATCGGAATGGGTGCACGAGGATGTGCCCTGGGAGTCGCGGGACAGGTCCGGCGCTTCCCGCCCGTACCCGACGACCGGCCCGTTCTCGACACCAACGGAGCCGGAGACGGGCTCGCGGTCGGCTTCCTGACGAGCTACGTCCTGGAGGGCCGCCCGCTCGAGGAGTCGGTCTGGCGGGGTCAGCTCGCGGCCCGCCACACGTGCACCCTTCGGGGCACGAGCGAGGGGCTGATCACCGCCGCGGAGCTCGACGAGCGGTACCTCGCCTCGAGAAAGGTCTGA
- a CDS encoding protein kinase, translating to MTLLPGSRLGPYEITAPLGEGGMGVVYRATDSKLKREVAIKVLPEAFAADADRLARFEREAQVLAQLQHPSIASIYGLEESGGVRALVMELVEGEDLAARLERGPLPLEEALAVARQIAEALEAAHEKGIVHRDLKPANVKLTPDGRVKVLDFGLAKAMDPPAGSTSAADLARSPTLMNSPTMTAAQGTQLGVILGTAAYMSPEQARGQAVDKRADIWSFGVVFHEMLSGRRLFAADTVTDTLAGVLKNEIDLAKLPAGTPASVRRLLRRCLERNPKDRLHDIADARIELLEASNRVGESGLEQSSPQVVPRRGSWRLPLVATVALAMGLAAGWFARPAPRPAPLVRAAIPAPEGTELVPVGDAAGPVAVSPDGTQLAFTARDGAGVTRLYVQSLAAGKAREIPSSEGARYPFWSPDSRSLAFFNTEQLLRVDSAEGAPLALAPANDARGGSWGATGTIVYAPSYDTPLLQVSARGGPSAPASVLDGERSEGTHRFPSFLPDGRHFLFEARGYSAWMRASDGVFVGSLDDPESGSGSSRWRPMRPAPRAGCSSCAMATSAPSASTPTEALGRCRSSSRRASTASTASASSQPRGSRPPARCRPGRQRAGLAGPGRTPWGAARQRRGPRRRRALSGRHPGAGLDVRPGDLARPPRSLRPGAPDLDPPDLRRGRRLLRDLVRRRHPGALRSRQRQDRPLGQAGRRLDGRAALPPGDPRRGPLSAGLVSGREPGSLQLVAGERWPRDSGPCRRPARHPGAQTRAARRPQAVLADGQWVVFDANGAKARAPPWPASRTPAAGGSSPRIQPSTAAGHRGERSSTSLRHGPRDRSPVDLSGRAPRFGVPERLFPVPTLSINGNTFDVTPDGERLLFVLPVPNARPTPYTLILNWERFLEQDPDQARSDPRITARTAGAGMEIVYSARARLGRRWRQLLRRGRGRRAHATAPAGAGGLGLNNPTSSRSATSARPGAEPWSPWSSSRGPRDGVTGPKLEIRGVALRPREIAAASPPRPRAGVVTRREAGDVMITKSGP from the coding sequence ATGACGCTCCTCCCCGGATCCCGGCTCGGACCCTACGAGATCACCGCCCCGCTCGGCGAGGGCGGGATGGGAGTCGTCTACCGGGCGACGGACTCGAAGCTGAAGCGCGAGGTCGCGATCAAGGTCCTGCCCGAAGCGTTCGCCGCCGACGCCGACCGCCTCGCGCGCTTCGAGCGCGAGGCGCAGGTCCTGGCCCAGCTCCAGCACCCGAGCATCGCATCGATCTACGGCCTCGAGGAGTCGGGCGGCGTCCGCGCCCTCGTCATGGAGCTCGTCGAGGGCGAGGACCTCGCCGCGCGACTCGAGCGGGGGCCCCTCCCTCTCGAGGAAGCCCTCGCCGTCGCCCGCCAGATCGCCGAGGCCCTCGAAGCCGCGCACGAGAAGGGAATCGTCCACCGCGACCTCAAGCCCGCCAACGTCAAGCTCACGCCGGACGGAAGGGTCAAGGTCCTCGACTTCGGCCTCGCGAAGGCGATGGACCCGCCCGCGGGCAGCACGTCCGCGGCCGATCTCGCGCGCTCCCCCACCCTCATGAACTCTCCGACGATGACGGCCGCGCAGGGGACACAGCTCGGCGTCATTCTCGGCACCGCGGCCTACATGTCGCCCGAGCAGGCCAGGGGCCAGGCCGTCGACAAGCGGGCCGACATCTGGTCGTTCGGCGTCGTGTTCCACGAAATGCTCTCCGGCAGGCGGCTCTTCGCCGCCGACACCGTGACCGACACGCTCGCGGGCGTGCTCAAGAACGAGATCGACCTCGCGAAGCTGCCCGCCGGCACCCCCGCCTCGGTCCGCCGGCTCCTGCGCCGCTGCCTCGAACGCAACCCCAAGGACCGCCTCCACGACATCGCGGATGCGCGGATCGAGCTCCTGGAGGCGTCGAACCGGGTCGGCGAATCGGGCCTCGAACAATCCAGCCCGCAGGTCGTCCCACGTCGTGGATCGTGGCGTCTGCCCCTCGTTGCGACCGTGGCCCTCGCGATGGGCCTGGCCGCCGGGTGGTTCGCTCGTCCCGCGCCGAGGCCGGCCCCCCTCGTCCGCGCCGCGATCCCCGCGCCCGAAGGGACCGAGCTCGTGCCGGTGGGCGACGCCGCAGGCCCCGTCGCGGTTTCTCCGGACGGCACGCAGCTGGCGTTCACGGCGCGCGACGGCGCGGGCGTGACGCGGCTCTACGTCCAGTCGCTGGCGGCGGGGAAGGCCCGCGAGATCCCGTCTTCGGAGGGAGCACGGTATCCGTTCTGGTCGCCGGACAGCCGCTCTCTCGCGTTCTTCAACACCGAGCAGCTGCTGCGCGTCGACTCGGCGGAGGGAGCTCCGCTGGCACTGGCGCCGGCGAACGATGCGCGCGGCGGCAGCTGGGGCGCGACCGGGACCATCGTCTACGCGCCGTCGTACGACACCCCGCTGCTGCAGGTCTCCGCCCGGGGCGGCCCTTCGGCACCCGCCTCGGTCCTCGACGGCGAACGATCCGAAGGGACCCACCGATTCCCTTCGTTCCTGCCCGACGGCCGGCACTTCCTTTTCGAAGCCCGCGGCTATTCCGCCTGGATGCGCGCATCGGACGGAGTCTTCGTCGGCTCGCTCGACGACCCGGAAAGCGGGTCCGGCTCCTCCCGCTGGCGACCAATGCGACCTGCACCCAGGGCCGGCTGCTCTTCGTGCGCAATGGCGACCTCTGCGCCCAGCGCTTCGACCCCGACCGAGGCGCTCGGTCGGTGTCGATCCTCGTCGCGACGTGCTTCGACCGCCAGTACAGCCTCGGCGTCTTCTCAGCCGCGGGGGTCTCGCCCTCCAGCACGGTGCCGGCCAGGACGCCAACGAGCTGGTCTGGCTGGACCGGGCCGGACGCCGTGGGGAGCGGCTCGGCAACGCCGCGGTCCACGACGGCGTCGAGCTCTCTCCGGACGCCACCCAGGTGCTGGTCTCGATGTTCGACCCGGCGACCTCGCGCGCCCACCTCGAAGTCTTCGACCTGGCGCGCCGGACCTCGACCCGCCTGACCTTCGGCGAGGCCGACGACTACTGCGCGATCTGGTCCGCCGACGGCACCCGGGTGCTCTTCGCTCGCGTCAGCGCCAGGATCGGCCTCTGGGTCAAGCCGGCCGACGGCTCGACGGCCGAGCGGCGCTTCCGCCCGGAGACCCGCGGCGAGGTCCTCTTTCCGCTGGACTGGTCTCCGGACGGGAGCCGGGTTCTCTTCAGCTCGTTGCCGGGGAGCGCTGGCCACGGGACTCTGGACCCTGCCGGCGTCCGGCGAGGCACCCAGGCGCTCAGACTCGCGCGGCACGGCGACCTCAGGCAGTTCTCGCGGACGGCCAATGGGTGGTCTTCGACGCCAACGGGGCAAAGGCTCGCGCTCCGCCCTGGCCCGCTTCCCGGACACCGGCGGCCGGTGGCAGCTCGCCGAGGATTCAGCCGTCTACAGCCGCTGGACACAGAGGGGAGAGATCGTCTACCTCCCTTCGACACGGCCCGCGCGACCGCTCTCCCGTGGACCTCTCGGGAAGGGCACCTCGCTTCGGTGTGCCCGAGCGGCTCTTCCCGGTCCCCACGCTGAGCATCAACGGCAACACCTTCGACGTCACGCCGGACGGGGAGCGCCTTCTCTTCGTGCTGCCGGTGCCGAACGCACGACCCACGCCCTACACGCTGATCCTCAACTGGGAACGGTTTCTGGAGCAGGACCCTGATCAGGCCCGCTCGGACCCACGGATCACCGCCCGCACGGCGGGGGCTGGTATGGAAATCGTCTACAGCGCCCGCGCGCGTCTCGGGCGGCGGTGGCGTCAGCTGCTGCGCCGGGGCCGTGGACGCCGAGCGCACGCGACCGCTCCTGCAGGGGCGGGCGGCCTCGGCCTGAACAACCCCACATCGTCACGGTCCGCGACATCGGCGAGGCCCGGCGCTGAGCCCTGGTCGCCATGGAGCTCGTCGAGGGGGCCGCGCGACGGAGTGACGGGGCCAAAGCTGGAGATCAGGGGCGTTGCGCTTCGCCCTCGAGAGATCGCCGCGGCCTCACCGCCACGCCCACGGGCCGGGGTCGTCACGCGACGTGAAGCCGGGGACGTGATGATCACGAAGTCAGGCCCGTGA
- a CDS encoding lipocalin family protein, which translates to MKPLAILATLAALAGCSASTTKRLRLPPLETVVHVDLARYVGTWYEIASFPQSFQKGCVATTATYTIRADGDIDVLNRCRKDALDGPEKSALGRARVVDGATNAKLEVSFFRPFWGDYWIVDLGADYDYAVVGHPGRDYLWILSRTPTMPEATYEGILARLKTQGYDTSRLKRTLH; encoded by the coding sequence ATGAAACCCTTGGCGATCCTCGCGACGCTGGCCGCTCTCGCCGGGTGCTCGGCGAGCACGACGAAACGCCTCCGGTTGCCGCCCCTCGAGACGGTCGTCCACGTCGACCTCGCGCGATACGTCGGGACCTGGTACGAGATCGCCAGCTTCCCGCAGAGCTTCCAGAAGGGCTGCGTCGCCACGACGGCGACCTACACGATCCGGGCCGACGGCGACATCGACGTCCTGAACCGCTGCCGCAAGGACGCGCTCGACGGACCGGAGAAGTCGGCGCTCGGTCGCGCCCGCGTGGTGGACGGTGCCACGAACGCGAAGCTCGAGGTGAGCTTCTTCCGCCCGTTCTGGGGCGACTACTGGATCGTCGACCTCGGCGCCGACTACGACTACGCCGTCGTCGGCCACCCGGGCCGGGACTACCTGTGGATCCTGAGCAGGACCCCGACGATGCCCGAAGCGACGTACGAGGGCATCCTCGCGCGGCTGAAGACACAGGGCTACGACACGTCCCGCCTGAAGCGCACGCTGCACTGA
- a CDS encoding DUF1003 domain-containing protein: protein MQASETSSPAPDPGITPARPEHHQTSQNVEAVLDFYAREEQRVTRSQRLLERISLLIGQPAFLGFILAFVAIWILANSAFSGVGIAAFDAPPFFWLQGIIGLGALMSAMVVLSRQSRLAKLAEQRAHLDLKVTLMTEQKTAKLIDLMEELRRDLPNVVNRHDPEAAVLQQSMNSDQVLAALDERPAHAQRVKLGGEDKNDSSGGMP, encoded by the coding sequence ATGCAAGCCAGCGAAACCTCTTCACCGGCGCCAGATCCCGGGATCACCCCCGCCCGGCCCGAACACCACCAGACCAGCCAGAACGTCGAGGCCGTTCTGGACTTCTACGCGCGTGAGGAGCAGCGGGTCACCAGGTCTCAACGGCTCCTCGAACGGATCAGTCTCCTCATCGGGCAGCCGGCCTTCCTCGGCTTCATTCTCGCTTTCGTCGCGATCTGGATTCTCGCCAATTCCGCCTTCAGCGGGGTCGGCATTGCCGCATTCGACGCGCCGCCCTTCTTCTGGCTGCAGGGCATCATCGGGCTCGGCGCGTTGATGAGCGCCATGGTGGTTCTCTCCAGGCAGAGCCGGCTCGCCAAGCTGGCCGAACAGCGGGCTCACCTGGACCTGAAAGTCACACTGATGACCGAGCAGAAGACCGCCAAGCTCATCGACCTGATGGAAGAGCTGAGGCGCGACCTGCCGAACGTCGTCAACCGGCACGATCCCGAGGCAGCGGTGTTGCAGCAGTCGATGAATTCGGATCAGGTGCTCGCAGCTCTGGATGAAAGACCTGCCCATGCCCAGCGAGTAAAGCTCGGAGGAGAGGACAAGAACGATTCCTCCGGCGGCATGCCATGA
- a CDS encoding serine/threonine protein kinase, protein MVMSKDEDLPHAVDPAGEEAPRAHGSTDAGAATTTSDPAVPLSAAATIDTLLPEGTGRQIGPYKLLQLIGEGGFGSVFMAEQTEPVKRRVAVKVIKKGMDTRQVIARFEQERQALAMMDHPGIAKVLDAGETETGQPYFVMELVDGEPVTDHCDRHKLSIPARLELFVQICSAVQHAHTKGIIHRDLKPSNVLVSVVDGQARAKVIDFGIAKATEGNLTERTLFTGHRQLIGTPEYMSPEQAEGSMDIDTRTDVYALGVLLYELLTGSTPFDSRRLRSAAFAEIARIIREDDPPSPSSRLSQSAATLVTVAARRRTEPRKLSSMLRGELDWIVMKALEKERQRRYETASGLAMDVRRYLAGEPVTAAPPSASYRFRKFVVRHRVPVAAASLVVAALLVAVAGISWQARVARAQLEKAERIAEFMADMLEGVEPGVARGRDTTMLQEMMSSAAARIEKGDLARSPEAELRLRATIGTVFRELALYDEASKMLAPAVPLARSLHDGDHEETAEALGNLGQLLNDQDELEKAEPLYREALAMDRRLFPGDDPRVATDLNNLAQLLDDKGDASAAEPLARQALEMRRRIYPGDHQDVAESLNNLANLMIGGNRGTGDLEGAEKLFREVLAMSRRLYPGDHPRLAGALNNLSVILKNRGDLAGAEPLARETLEMRRRLFPGDHPYVATGLNNLALLIQERGDLVAPEPLFRESLAMRRRLYPGGHTSTATDLLNLGGLLLERGDAAEAEPCLREAAEMYERTKGKNFWPAAKARQGLGSSLARLGRFRQAEPELLEAERVFAAAPGVAARHEKCVEALVTFYGSWDKAEPGRGHGAQAAKWKANLEALEAAKAQKGVPSRS, encoded by the coding sequence ATGGTGATGAGCAAGGACGAAGACCTGCCGCACGCGGTCGATCCCGCCGGAGAGGAAGCACCTCGAGCGCACGGCAGCACCGACGCAGGCGCCGCGACGACCACCAGCGACCCGGCGGTCCCTCTCTCGGCCGCCGCCACGATCGACACCCTGCTTCCCGAAGGAACGGGCCGTCAGATCGGGCCCTACAAGCTGCTGCAGCTCATCGGGGAGGGCGGATTCGGCTCGGTGTTCATGGCGGAACAGACCGAGCCGGTGAAGCGACGGGTGGCGGTGAAGGTCATCAAGAAGGGGATGGACACGCGCCAGGTCATCGCCCGCTTCGAGCAGGAACGGCAGGCCCTGGCGATGATGGACCACCCCGGCATCGCCAAGGTGCTGGACGCGGGCGAGACGGAAACCGGTCAGCCGTACTTCGTGATGGAGCTGGTGGACGGCGAGCCGGTGACCGACCACTGCGACCGGCACAAGCTCTCGATCCCCGCGCGCCTGGAGCTCTTCGTGCAGATCTGCTCCGCCGTGCAGCACGCCCACACGAAGGGAATCATCCACCGCGACCTCAAGCCGTCGAACGTCCTCGTCTCCGTCGTCGACGGCCAGGCCCGGGCCAAGGTGATCGACTTCGGGATCGCCAAGGCCACCGAGGGCAACCTGACCGAGAGGACGCTGTTCACCGGGCACCGGCAGCTCATCGGGACACCGGAGTACATGAGCCCCGAGCAGGCCGAGGGGTCGATGGACATCGACACCCGGACGGACGTGTACGCGCTGGGAGTGCTGCTCTACGAGCTCCTGACCGGCAGCACGCCTTTCGATTCCCGCCGCTTGCGATCCGCCGCGTTCGCGGAGATCGCCCGCATCATCCGCGAGGACGACCCGCCGAGCCCCAGCAGCCGCCTGAGCCAGTCCGCCGCGACGCTCGTCACCGTTGCCGCACGGCGCCGCACCGAACCGCGGAAGCTGAGCTCGATGCTCCGCGGCGAGCTCGACTGGATCGTGATGAAGGCGCTCGAGAAGGAGCGGCAGCGGCGCTACGAGACGGCCAGCGGCCTCGCGATGGACGTCCGTCGCTACCTCGCCGGAGAGCCCGTGACCGCGGCGCCGCCGAGCGCGTCGTACCGGTTCCGGAAGTTCGTCGTGCGCCACCGCGTCCCGGTGGCGGCGGCCAGCCTCGTGGTCGCCGCGCTGCTCGTGGCCGTCGCAGGGATCTCCTGGCAGGCGAGGGTGGCGCGGGCGCAGCTCGAAAAGGCCGAACGGATCGCCGAGTTCATGGCGGACATGCTCGAGGGCGTCGAGCCGGGAGTCGCCAGGGGGCGCGACACGACGATGCTCCAGGAGATGATGTCCTCCGCTGCGGCCCGGATCGAGAAGGGAGACCTCGCGCGATCCCCGGAGGCCGAGCTGCGCCTCAGGGCGACGATCGGCACCGTCTTCCGCGAGCTGGCCCTCTACGACGAGGCGTCGAAGATGCTCGCGCCGGCCGTGCCGCTGGCGCGATCGCTGCACGACGGCGATCACGAGGAGACCGCCGAAGCGCTCGGCAACCTGGGGCAGCTGCTCAACGACCAGGACGAGCTGGAGAAAGCCGAGCCGCTCTACCGCGAGGCGCTGGCGATGGACCGGCGGCTCTTCCCGGGAGACGACCCGCGGGTCGCGACCGACCTCAACAACCTGGCGCAGCTGCTCGACGACAAGGGCGACGCCTCGGCGGCCGAGCCGCTCGCCCGCCAGGCCCTGGAGATGCGCAGGCGCATCTACCCCGGCGACCACCAGGACGTCGCCGAGAGCCTCAACAACCTGGCGAATCTGATGATCGGTGGCAACAGGGGCACCGGCGACCTGGAAGGGGCCGAGAAGCTCTTCCGCGAGGTGCTCGCGATGAGCCGGCGCCTCTACCCGGGCGACCACCCGCGGCTGGCGGGCGCCCTCAACAACCTGTCCGTCATCCTCAAGAACCGCGGCGACCTCGCGGGAGCCGAGCCGCTGGCGCGCGAGACGCTCGAGATGCGGCGGCGGCTCTTCCCGGGCGACCACCCGTACGTGGCGACCGGGCTCAACAACCTCGCGCTCCTCATCCAGGAGCGCGGCGACCTGGTGGCGCCCGAGCCGCTGTTCCGCGAGTCGTTGGCGATGCGAAGGCGCCTCTACCCCGGCGGCCACACGAGCACCGCGACCGACCTCCTGAACCTGGGCGGCCTGCTCCTCGAGCGCGGCGACGCCGCCGAGGCCGAGCCGTGCCTCCGCGAAGCCGCCGAGATGTACGAGCGGACGAAAGGCAAGAACTTCTGGCCGGCCGCCAAGGCCCGGCAGGGGCTGGGCAGCAGCCTTGCCCGCCTCGGGCGCTTCCGCCAGGCCGAGCCGGAGCTCCTCGAGGCGGAACGCGTGTTCGCGGCCGCGCCCGGCGTCGCCGCCCGGCACGAGAAGTGCGTCGAGGCTCTCGTCACTTTCTACGGATCGTGGGACAAGGCCGAGCCGGGCCGCGGCCACGGCGCCCAGGCCGCGAAGTGGAAGGCCAATCTCGAGGCCCTCGAGGCCGCGAAGGCCCAGAAGGGCGTTCCCTCCCGCAGCTGA
- a CDS encoding AI-2E family transporter, translating to MLLFFWMVRGVALPALVSTLFAILLYPLFTRVQKRLGKRAALAPGLVTAGSILVVFLPLSFVVFMALRSVRTFFSTDFDQKILDISDWVVRQLVRLGGLLESVGLETSPEKLKETLVTSAQEGGKRLAEILGGLASGTPQLVLASFLFVIGLYFSLRDGEAVARRLAALLPFSAPDVDALFSSVHATVKGAILGSAATGAVQSALCILMLFILGVPGPFVWGTFAFVLSFIPVFGTAPVTAGATIYLFATGHPVSGIVMGAAGVLIGLSDNIVRPWVQGSQDDMHPLIALLAVFGGLEVFGFAGLFIGPVVAACALWALDVYLRSRLAGSSPQAPALGS from the coding sequence TTGCTCCTCTTCTTCTGGATGGTCCGCGGCGTGGCGCTGCCGGCGCTCGTCTCGACCTTGTTTGCCATCCTGCTGTACCCACTGTTCACTCGGGTCCAGAAGCGGCTGGGTAAGCGCGCAGCCCTCGCTCCGGGGCTCGTGACGGCGGGCTCCATCCTCGTCGTGTTCCTTCCTCTCTCCTTCGTCGTGTTCATGGCCCTTCGCTCCGTGCGAACCTTCTTCTCGACTGACTTCGACCAGAAGATTCTGGACATCAGTGACTGGGTGGTCCGGCAGCTCGTGCGCCTGGGCGGACTCCTCGAGTCCGTGGGCCTCGAGACTTCGCCCGAAAAGCTCAAGGAGACTCTCGTCACGAGCGCCCAGGAGGGAGGCAAGAGGCTGGCCGAGATCCTGGGCGGGCTTGCCTCCGGCACGCCGCAGCTGGTGCTGGCCTCGTTTCTCTTCGTGATCGGTCTCTACTTCTCGTTGCGCGACGGCGAGGCCGTGGCCCGGCGCCTGGCGGCCCTGCTTCCGTTTTCGGCCCCGGACGTCGACGCTCTGTTCTCGTCGGTGCACGCCACGGTCAAGGGCGCCATCCTCGGCTCAGCCGCGACGGGAGCCGTCCAGTCGGCCTTGTGCATCCTGATGCTGTTCATTCTCGGCGTGCCCGGCCCCTTCGTCTGGGGCACGTTCGCCTTCGTGCTTTCCTTCATCCCGGTGTTCGGGACCGCGCCGGTGACGGCAGGCGCCACGATCTACCTGTTCGCCACCGGTCACCCGGTGAGCGGCATCGTGATGGGCGCGGCCGGCGTCCTCATCGGCCTCTCCGACAACATCGTTCGGCCGTGGGTCCAGGGCTCGCAGGACGACATGCACCCGCTGATCGCGTTGCTCGCGGTCTTTGGCGGGCTCGAGGTCTTCGGCTTCGCCGGCCTGTTCATCGGGCCCGTCGTGGCCGCCTGCGCCCTGTGGGCTCTCGATGTCTACCTGCGCTCGAGACTCGCCGGGAGCTCTCCCCAGGCTCCAGCACTCGGCAGCTGA
- a CDS encoding PD40 domain-containing protein: MRASDGVFVGSLDDPGKRVRLLPLATNATYASGRLLFVRNGDLCAQRFDPDRRALSGPVSILVRDVRFDRRYSLGVFSATAGVLALQHGAGQDANELVWLDRAGRRGERLGNAAVHDGVELSPDATQVLVSMFDPATSRCHLEVFDLARRTSTRLTFGEADDYCAIWSADGTQVLFARVSDQGIGLWVKPADGSTAERRFRPETRGEVLFPLDWSPDGSRVLFSSLPGGALATGLWTLPASGEGTPERFTDSRGNGDLGQFSPDGQWVVFDANEGKGSRSALARFPDTGGRWQLAEDSAVYSRWTRRGREIVYLAFDTAHATALPVDLSGRAPRFGVPERLFPVPTLSINGNTFDVTPDGERLLFVLPVPNARPTPYTLILNWERFLEQEP; this comes from the coding sequence ATGCGCGCATCGGACGGAGTCTTCGTCGGCTCGCTCGACGACCCCGGGAAGCGGGTCCGGCTCCTCCCGCTGGCGACGAATGCGACCTACGCCTCGGGCCGTCTGCTCTTCGTACGCAATGGCGACCTCTGCGCCCAGCGCTTCGACCCCGACCGGAGGGCGCTCTCGGGTCCGGTGTCGATCCTCGTGCGCGACGTGCGCTTCGACCGCCGGTACAGCCTCGGCGTCTTCTCGGCCACCGCGGGGGTCCTCGCCCTCCAGCACGGTGCCGGCCAGGACGCCAACGAGCTGGTCTGGCTGGACCGGGCCGGACGCCGTGGGGAGCGGCTCGGCAACGCCGCGGTCCACGACGGCGTCGAGCTCTCTCCGGACGCCACCCAGGTGCTGGTCTCGATGTTCGACCCGGCGACCTCGCGCTGCCACCTCGAAGTCTTCGACCTGGCGCGCCGGACCTCGACCCGCCTGACCTTCGGCGAGGCCGACGACTACTGCGCGATCTGGTCCGCCGACGGCACCCAGGTGCTCTTCGCTCGCGTCAGCGACCAGGGGATCGGCCTCTGGGTCAAGCCGGCCGACGGCTCGACGGCCGAGCGGCGCTTCCGCCCGGAGACCCGCGGCGAGGTCCTCTTTCCGCTGGACTGGTCTCCGGACGGGAGCCGGGTTCTCTTCAGCTCGTTGCCGGGGGGAGCGCTGGCCACGGGACTCTGGACCCTGCCGGCGTCCGGCGAGGGCACACCCGAGCGCTTCACAGACTCGCGCGGCAACGGCGACCTCGGGCAGTTCTCGCCGGACGGCCAATGGGTGGTCTTCGACGCCAACGAGGGCAAAGGCTCGCGCTCCGCCCTGGCCCGCTTCCCGGACACCGGCGGCCGGTGGCAGCTCGCCGAGGATTCAGCCGTCTACAGCCGCTGGACACGAAGAGGGCGAGAGATCGTCTACCTCGCCTTCGACACGGCCCACGCGACCGCTCTCCCCGTGGACCTCTCGGGAAGGGCACCTCGCTTCGGTGTGCCCGAGCGGCTCTTCCCGGTCCCCACGCTGAGCATCAACGGCAACACCTTCGACGTCACGCCGGACGGGGAGCGCCTTCTCTTCGTGCTGCCGGTGCCGAACGCACGACCCACGCCCTACACGCTGATCCTCAACTGGGAACGGTTTCTGGAGCAGGAGCCCTGA